Proteins encoded together in one Micromonospora kangleipakensis window:
- a CDS encoding DUF397 domain-containing protein, translating into MTALDLSGADWRTSTRSSGNGNCVEVAAVDGRIAVRDSKDRGGPALVFPPTAWAAFVTGVDGVRPA; encoded by the coding sequence ATGACCGCGCTCGACCTGTCCGGGGCGGACTGGCGCACCAGCACGCGCAGCAGTGGCAACGGCAACTGCGTGGAGGTCGCCGCGGTGGACGGTCGGATCGCCGTGCGGGACAGCAAGGACCGCGGCGGCCCGGCGCTGGTCTTCCCGCCGACGGCCTGGGCGGCCTTCGTCACCGGCGTGGACGGGGTGCGCCCGGCCTGA
- a CDS encoding helix-turn-helix domain-containing protein, whose protein sequence is MTVSPTVRRRRIARELRQLREHAGMTLDVAARQLDMSKSNLSRIENAQIGIKPRDVRAALALYQVTGADAEALIEIARGAQQRGWWQNYSDVLPEWFEFYVGLEAEAATLRTYEAESVPGLLQTEAYAREIYRITAGEDGIERKVAARLHRQDVLHRESPVRLSVVLNEAVLLRAVGGPAVMAAQLSHMAKLAQLPNVAIHVLPFSAGGHPAMSTPYVILGFADAADATVVYLDNLTMGLALEDAAQVHGYSLLHEELCRMALDPAASLTRLEQTSRNFA, encoded by the coding sequence GTGACCGTCAGCCCCACCGTTCGCCGCCGCCGCATCGCCCGGGAACTCCGCCAACTGCGCGAACACGCAGGGATGACCCTCGATGTGGCGGCCCGCCAGCTCGACATGTCCAAGAGCAACCTCTCCCGGATCGAGAACGCGCAGATCGGCATCAAGCCCCGGGACGTCCGCGCCGCGCTCGCGCTCTACCAGGTGACCGGCGCCGACGCCGAGGCGCTGATCGAGATCGCCCGGGGGGCGCAGCAGCGCGGCTGGTGGCAGAACTACAGCGACGTGCTGCCGGAGTGGTTCGAGTTCTACGTCGGGCTGGAGGCCGAGGCGGCCACCCTGCGGACGTACGAGGCCGAGTCGGTGCCGGGGCTGCTGCAGACCGAGGCGTACGCCCGGGAGATCTACCGGATCACCGCGGGCGAGGACGGCATCGAGCGCAAGGTCGCCGCCCGCCTGCACCGGCAGGACGTGCTGCACCGCGAGTCGCCGGTCCGGCTCTCCGTGGTGCTCAACGAGGCGGTGCTGCTGCGCGCCGTCGGCGGGCCGGCCGTGATGGCCGCTCAACTCAGCCACATGGCGAAACTCGCTCAGTTACCGAACGTAGCCATTCACGTACTTCCATTCAGTGCCGGCGGGCATCCGGCGATGAGTACCCCGTACGTCATCCTCGGCTTCGCCGACGCCGCCGACGCCACCGTGGTTTACCTGGACAACCTCACCATGGGGCTGGCTCTGGAGGACGCTGCGCAGGTGCACGGGTATAGCCTGCTGCATGAGGAGCTGTGCCGGATGGCACTGGATCCGGCGGCGTCCTTGACCCGGCTGGAGCAGACTTCTCGTAACTTTGCGTGA
- a CDS encoding GOLPH3/VPS74 family protein, translated as MLIADEFFLIAHNDSRGKAKLHPAATGLGLAAGLLGELILFGRITVSGGQVTVLDRRPPADALAHTVLDQLLGEPRHQAVRTWLSFLAQTAVTSVGERLARAGVLRRQESRRLLRTNLSYVPVDLNTAAWPATRLRTLLERPEPPSVPDALLLGLVAATGLTREVLWSAGPVAHHRLGVLVPALPAPLKELVGQTEAAVGAAVLRGTP; from the coding sequence TTGCTCATCGCTGATGAGTTCTTCCTGATCGCCCACAACGACAGCCGGGGCAAGGCCAAGCTGCACCCCGCGGCGACCGGGTTGGGGCTCGCCGCCGGCCTGCTCGGCGAGCTCATCCTCTTCGGACGGATCACCGTCTCCGGTGGACAGGTCACCGTGCTGGACCGCCGGCCGCCGGCCGACGCGCTCGCGCACACCGTGCTCGACCAGCTGCTCGGGGAGCCCCGGCACCAGGCGGTCCGCACCTGGCTCAGCTTCCTGGCGCAGACCGCCGTGACCTCGGTCGGCGAGCGGCTGGCCCGCGCCGGCGTGCTCCGCCGGCAGGAGAGCCGCCGGCTGCTCCGGACCAACCTGAGCTACGTGCCGGTCGACCTCAACACCGCGGCCTGGCCGGCGACCCGGCTGCGGACCCTGCTGGAGCGCCCGGAACCCCCCTCCGTGCCGGACGCTCTGCTGCTCGGTCTGGTCGCCGCCACCGGGCTGACCCGCGAGGTGCTCTGGAGCGCCGGGCCGGTGGCCCACCACCGGCTGGGCGTGCTCGTCCCGGCGCTGCCGGCGCCGCTGAAGGAACTGGTCGGGCAGACCGAGGCCGCCGTCGGGGCCGCGGTGCTGCGTGGCACCCCCTGA
- a CDS encoding APC family permease has product MPPAATVDRPSNVSEALARGRLGIPSVIFFVLSAAAPLTVVAGVVTTGYAVTGVTGIPLAFLVVAVVLALFSVGYVAMARRLTNAGAFYAYIARGLGRPAGVGAAWIALIAYNALQVGLYGAIGAAAEPVLQQLFGGSPAWWVVALVAWALVAVLGMLRVDINGMVLAVLLVAEILVILVFDLAQLTHPAGGSVSFATLSPDNLLVPGVGAILVLATTGFTGFESAVVFSEESKDPRRTVPMATYLSVAIIATLYALSAWTMTVATGPDRIVDESREQSTGLIFSLAGAHLGDTAVTIGQALFLTSLLAAMISFHNTTARYAFALGRERVLPALFGQTSPLTGAPRVASLAQSALGLVVIVLYAVAGWDPLVQLFFWGGTGGGFGVLLLIATTSVAVIAFFARTGTAETLWRRAIAPGLAAIALTAIIVVAVDNFAILLGVAPDSPLRWAIPAVYPVAALLGLLWGLVLRGRRPDVYARIGLGADSAVADVPPAADEPAPADEPAPAGAEAAR; this is encoded by the coding sequence ATGCCCCCTGCAGCCACCGTCGACCGTCCCAGCAACGTCTCCGAGGCCCTGGCCCGGGGTCGGCTCGGCATTCCGTCGGTCATCTTCTTCGTCCTCTCCGCCGCCGCCCCGCTGACCGTGGTGGCCGGGGTGGTCACCACCGGGTACGCGGTCACCGGCGTCACCGGCATCCCGCTGGCGTTCCTGGTGGTCGCGGTGGTGCTCGCGCTCTTCTCGGTCGGCTACGTGGCGATGGCCCGCCGGCTGACCAACGCCGGCGCCTTCTACGCGTACATCGCCCGCGGGCTCGGCCGGCCGGCCGGCGTGGGCGCGGCCTGGATCGCGCTGATCGCGTACAACGCGCTCCAGGTGGGGCTCTACGGCGCGATCGGCGCCGCGGCCGAGCCGGTGCTCCAGCAGCTCTTCGGCGGCTCGCCCGCCTGGTGGGTGGTGGCCCTGGTCGCCTGGGCGCTGGTCGCCGTGCTGGGCATGCTCCGGGTGGACATCAACGGCATGGTGCTGGCCGTGCTGCTGGTCGCCGAGATCCTGGTCATCCTCGTCTTCGACCTCGCGCAGCTCACCCACCCGGCCGGCGGCTCGGTCAGCTTCGCCACCCTGTCGCCGGACAACCTGCTGGTGCCGGGCGTCGGCGCGATCCTGGTGCTGGCCACCACCGGCTTCACCGGCTTCGAGTCCGCGGTGGTGTTCAGCGAGGAGAGCAAGGACCCGAGGCGGACCGTGCCGATGGCCACGTACCTGTCGGTGGCCATCATCGCCACGCTGTACGCCCTCTCGGCCTGGACGATGACCGTCGCCACCGGGCCGGACCGGATCGTCGACGAGTCCCGCGAGCAGAGCACCGGGCTCATCTTCAGCCTCGCCGGCGCGCACCTCGGTGACACCGCCGTGACGATCGGCCAGGCGCTCTTCCTCACCTCGCTGCTGGCGGCGATGATCTCGTTCCACAACACCACCGCCCGGTACGCCTTCGCGCTCGGCCGGGAGCGGGTGCTGCCGGCGCTGTTCGGGCAGACCTCGCCGCTCACCGGCGCGCCGCGGGTCGCCTCGCTGGCGCAGAGCGCCCTCGGGCTGGTCGTGATCGTGCTCTACGCGGTCGCCGGCTGGGACCCGCTGGTGCAGCTGTTCTTCTGGGGCGGCACCGGCGGCGGGTTCGGTGTGCTGCTGCTGATCGCCACCACCTCGGTCGCGGTGATCGCCTTCTTCGCCCGAACGGGCACGGCGGAGACGCTGTGGCGGCGGGCCATCGCCCCCGGCCTCGCCGCGATCGCCCTCACCGCCATCATCGTGGTCGCGGTGGACAACTTCGCGATCCTGCTCGGCGTCGCCCCGGACTCGCCGCTGCGCTGGGCGATCCCGGCGGTCTACCCGGTCGCGGCGCTGCTCGGGCTGCTCTGGGGGTTGGTGCTGCGCGGCCGCCGGCCCGACGTGTACGCCCGGATCGGGCTCGGCGCGGACAGCGCGGTCGCCGACGTGCCGCCGGCCGCCGACGAGCCGGCGCCCGCCGACGAGCCGGCGCCCGCCGGCGCGGAGGCCGCCCGGTGA
- a CDS encoding GNAT family N-acetyltransferase, whose amino-acid sequence MTEVPIERLGPAETRAVAERIAWAFHHLDVTRWLVPDEAKREAVLADNFEILVDHAMRHGIVHGTADRSAVAVWFPQAGEPAPPPADYDARLAAACGEWTPRFQHLDELFEANHPHADHHHLAFLAVAPQRQGSGLGSALLRHHHAVLDAEGVRGYLEASSERSRDLYARHGYRAAEPFRLPDGSAFHPMWRDPRG is encoded by the coding sequence GTGACCGAGGTGCCGATCGAGCGGCTGGGGCCGGCGGAGACCCGTGCGGTCGCCGAGCGGATCGCCTGGGCGTTCCACCACCTCGACGTCACCCGCTGGCTGGTGCCGGACGAGGCGAAGCGGGAGGCGGTGCTCGCCGACAACTTCGAGATCCTGGTCGACCACGCGATGCGGCACGGGATCGTGCACGGCACCGCCGACCGGTCGGCGGTCGCGGTCTGGTTCCCGCAGGCCGGCGAGCCGGCCCCGCCGCCGGCCGACTACGACGCCCGCCTCGCCGCCGCCTGCGGCGAGTGGACGCCCCGGTTCCAGCACCTCGACGAGCTCTTCGAGGCGAACCACCCGCACGCCGACCACCACCACCTGGCGTTCCTGGCGGTGGCTCCGCAGCGGCAGGGGAGCGGGCTGGGCAGCGCGCTGCTGCGGCACCACCACGCCGTGCTCGACGCCGAGGGCGTGCGCGGGTACCTGGAGGCGAGCAGCGAGCGCAGCCGCGACCTGTACGCCCGGCACGGCTACCGGGCCGCCGAGCCGTTCCGGCTGCCCGACGGGTCGGCGTTCCACCCGATGTGGCGCGACCCGCGCGGCTGA
- a CDS encoding class I SAM-dependent methyltransferase, which translates to MARIVYDDRTAAAFAATRHLAPDGLASWRAAVARHLPTTAGARVLDLGAGTGTWATAFHAWYDVDVVAVEPSAAMRARSGYPEMVGGRAEALPLAAASLDGAWLSTVIHHLPDLPAVAAELRRTLRHGAPVLIRSVFAGRGGGISLFRWFPEALWVVESYPSVAEVCAAFEGVGFAPVALEPVPQVSAASLREAADRLRRLAHTPLLLLDDADYARGVRRMRAAAGRTPDAPVVDTMDLLVLR; encoded by the coding sequence ATGGCCCGCATCGTGTACGACGATCGCACCGCCGCCGCCTTCGCGGCCACCCGGCACCTGGCCCCCGACGGCCTGGCGAGCTGGCGGGCGGCCGTGGCGCGGCACCTGCCGACCACCGCCGGCGCCCGGGTGCTCGACCTCGGGGCCGGCACCGGCACCTGGGCGACCGCCTTCCACGCCTGGTACGACGTCGACGTGGTGGCGGTCGAGCCGTCGGCCGCCATGCGGGCCCGCTCCGGGTACCCGGAGATGGTCGGTGGCCGCGCGGAGGCCCTGCCGCTCGCGGCGGCCAGCCTGGACGGCGCGTGGCTCTCCACGGTGATCCACCACCTGCCGGACCTGCCGGCGGTCGCCGCCGAGCTGCGCCGGACGCTGCGGCACGGCGCGCCGGTGCTGATCCGCTCGGTCTTCGCCGGTCGGGGCGGCGGGATCAGCCTGTTCCGGTGGTTCCCGGAGGCGCTGTGGGTGGTGGAGAGCTACCCCTCGGTGGCGGAGGTCTGCGCGGCGTTCGAGGGGGTCGGCTTCGCGCCGGTGGCGCTGGAGCCGGTGCCGCAGGTCAGCGCCGCGTCGCTGCGGGAGGCCGCCGACCGGCTGCGCCGGTTGGCGCACACCCCGCTGCTGCTGCTCGACGACGCCGACTACGCGCGGGGCGTGCGGCGGATGCGCGCGGCGGCGGGGCGGACGCCGGACGCGCCGGTGGTGGACACGATGGACCTGCTGGTGCTGCGCTGA
- a CDS encoding SigB/SigF/SigG family RNA polymerase sigma factor — MTAPTISEQATTPPSTTEKLDPRALTDSAADLLNAMAALPATHPSRAAMRDKAIEAWLPLANHLAHRYSGRGEPTDDLAQTAAVGLIKAIDKFDPSRGVDFAGYAIPTIIGELKRHFRDRTWDIRVPRRLQELRLAISDANSTLLQTLGRSPTVTDIAAHLKLTEEEVLEGLEGARAYNAVSLSTPTGDGDRATELGDMLGGEDGEFELAELRVALGPALATLDEREQKILTLRFYGNLTQSQIAEQIGVSQMHVSRLLARALTKLRGQLDGTY, encoded by the coding sequence ATGACCGCGCCAACGATCAGCGAGCAGGCGACCACACCGCCGTCCACCACTGAGAAGCTCGACCCGCGCGCCCTCACCGACAGCGCCGCGGATCTGCTCAACGCGATGGCCGCGCTGCCCGCCACCCACCCGTCGCGCGCCGCGATGCGGGACAAGGCGATCGAGGCCTGGCTGCCGCTCGCCAACCACCTCGCCCACCGTTACAGCGGTCGCGGCGAGCCCACGGACGACCTGGCGCAGACCGCCGCCGTCGGCCTGATCAAGGCGATCGACAAGTTCGACCCCTCCCGCGGCGTCGACTTCGCCGGTTACGCCATCCCGACCATCATCGGCGAGCTCAAGCGGCACTTCCGCGACCGCACCTGGGACATCCGGGTGCCGCGTCGCCTCCAGGAGCTGCGGCTGGCCATCTCCGACGCCAACAGCACGCTGCTGCAGACCCTCGGCCGCTCGCCGACGGTCACCGACATCGCCGCCCACCTCAAGCTGACCGAGGAAGAGGTCCTGGAGGGCCTGGAGGGTGCCCGCGCCTACAACGCGGTGTCGCTGTCCACCCCGACCGGCGACGGCGACCGGGCGACCGAGCTGGGCGACATGCTCGGCGGTGAGGACGGCGAGTTCGAGCTGGCCGAGCTGCGGGTCGCCCTGGGCCCGGCGCTCGCCACCCTCGACGAGCGCGAGCAGAAGATCCTCACGCTGCGCTTCTACGGCAACCTGACCCAGTCGCAGATCGCCGAGCAGATCGGCGTCTCGCAGATGCACGTGTCCCGGCTGCTGGCCCGGGCGCTGACGAAGCTGCGCGGGCAGCTCGACGGAACGTACTAG
- a CDS encoding phospholipase D family protein, whose amino-acid sequence MAMQDWFLTAQERANPGSELPAWTTGNLAEPLIHGATYFDRLVSEVEALKAGDHLFFTDWRGDPDQRMRPDGPTVVQLFARAAQRGVVVKGLIWRSHLDVLSYSEAENRDLSEAVCAAGGEVLLDQRVRRGGSHHQKLVVLRHPDAPERDVAFAGGIDLCHSRRDDAEHRGDPQPVGMSPKYGDHPPWHDVQLAVRGPVVGALDTTFRERWTDPMPLDSENPLAYLRDRLRGSDLSPDPLPDQPADPPPCGPHRIQVLRTYPAVRPRYSFAPDGERTVARGYTKAVRRARRLIYLEDQYLWSTEVADLFANALRDQPDLHLVAVVPRHPDVDGRLALPPNMVGREQALSLCQKAAPDRVHVFDVENHEGTPVYVHAKVCVVDDVWASVGSDNFNRRSWTHDSELSCAVLDDTRDERPPTDPAGLGDAARVFARDLRLRLWREHLDRDPDGGEDHDLLDPAAAVAAITEAADALQRWHDGDRVGPRPPGRLRPHRPERLSWHTRFWALPAYRLVYDPDGRPLRARRAGTW is encoded by the coding sequence GTGGCGATGCAGGACTGGTTCCTCACCGCGCAGGAACGTGCCAACCCGGGGTCTGAATTACCCGCCTGGACGACGGGAAACCTCGCCGAGCCGTTGATTCACGGCGCGACGTACTTCGACCGCCTGGTCAGCGAGGTGGAGGCGCTGAAGGCCGGCGACCATCTCTTCTTCACCGACTGGCGGGGCGACCCGGATCAGCGGATGCGCCCGGACGGCCCGACCGTGGTGCAACTCTTCGCGCGGGCCGCCCAGCGCGGCGTGGTGGTCAAGGGGCTGATCTGGCGGTCCCACCTCGACGTGCTCTCCTACAGCGAGGCGGAGAACCGCGACCTCAGCGAGGCGGTCTGCGCGGCCGGCGGCGAGGTGCTGCTGGACCAGCGGGTCCGGCGCGGCGGCTCGCACCACCAGAAGCTCGTGGTGCTGCGCCACCCCGACGCCCCGGAGCGGGACGTCGCCTTCGCCGGCGGCATCGACCTCTGCCACAGCCGGCGGGACGACGCCGAGCACCGGGGTGACCCGCAGCCCGTCGGCATGTCCCCGAAGTACGGCGACCACCCGCCGTGGCACGACGTCCAGCTCGCGGTCCGCGGCCCGGTGGTCGGCGCGCTCGACACGACGTTCCGCGAGCGGTGGACCGATCCGATGCCGCTGGACTCGGAGAACCCGCTGGCCTACCTGCGGGACCGGCTGCGCGGCTCCGACCTGAGCCCCGACCCGCTGCCCGACCAGCCGGCCGATCCCCCGCCGTGCGGCCCGCACCGGATCCAGGTGCTGCGCACCTACCCGGCGGTACGACCCCGGTACTCGTTCGCCCCGGACGGCGAGCGGACGGTGGCCCGCGGCTACACCAAGGCGGTGCGCCGGGCCCGGCGACTGATCTACCTGGAGGACCAGTACCTCTGGTCGACCGAGGTGGCGGACCTCTTCGCGAACGCGCTGCGGGACCAGCCCGACCTGCACCTGGTCGCCGTCGTGCCGCGCCACCCGGACGTGGACGGCCGGCTCGCGCTGCCGCCGAACATGGTGGGCCGGGAGCAGGCGCTCTCGCTGTGCCAGAAGGCGGCACCGGACCGGGTGCACGTCTTCGACGTGGAGAACCACGAGGGCACCCCGGTCTACGTGCACGCCAAGGTCTGCGTGGTCGACGACGTCTGGGCCAGCGTCGGCAGCGACAACTTCAACCGCCGCTCCTGGACGCACGACAGCGAGCTCTCCTGTGCGGTGCTGGACGACACCCGGGACGAGCGGCCGCCCACGGACCCGGCCGGCCTCGGCGACGCCGCCCGGGTCTTCGCCCGGGACCTGCGGCTGCGGCTGTGGCGGGAGCACCTGGACCGGGACCCGGACGGTGGCGAGGACCACGATCTGCTGGATCCGGCCGCCGCCGTGGCGGCGATCACCGAGGCGGCGGACGCGCTGCAACGCTGGCACGACGGGGACCGAGTCGGTCCCCGCCCGCCGGGCCGGCTGCGCCCGCACCGGCCGGAGCGGCTGTCCTGGCACACCCGCTTCTGGGCGCTGCCCGCGTACCGGCTGGTCTACGACCCGGACGGCAGGCCGCTGCGGGCCCGGCGCGCCGGCACCTGGTAA
- a CDS encoding pirin family protein, with the protein MPAITVDDVLVLPRLPRLDESTTFRPVRRLTTAPSGFEGEGFPVRRAFAGVPLTELDPFIHLDQMGEVDYAPGEPKGTPWHPHRGFETVTYMIDGIMDHQDSQGGGGTITDGDTQWMTAGSGLLHIEAPPEHLVTSGGLFHGLQLWVNLPRVAKMNPPRYQDIRGKESALLTTPDGGALIRVIAGEVAGHRGPGSTHTPITITHVTVQPGAALSLPWRSDFNALVYVLAGRGTVGTDRRPIHTGQLAVHGPGDALRVTADAKQDGNTPALELYIMGGQPIGEPVAHYGPFVMNTRDELVQAFEDFQAGKLGVIPAKRLPHTGGQGPRP; encoded by the coding sequence ATGCCCGCCATCACCGTCGACGACGTCCTCGTCCTGCCCCGCCTGCCGCGGCTCGACGAGTCCACCACCTTCCGGCCGGTCCGCCGGCTCACCACCGCGCCGAGCGGCTTCGAGGGTGAGGGCTTCCCGGTCCGCCGGGCCTTCGCCGGGGTGCCGCTGACCGAGCTGGACCCGTTCATCCACCTCGACCAGATGGGCGAGGTGGACTACGCGCCGGGCGAGCCGAAGGGCACCCCGTGGCACCCGCACCGCGGCTTCGAGACGGTGACCTACATGATCGACGGGATCATGGACCACCAGGACTCGCAGGGTGGCGGCGGCACCATCACCGACGGCGACACCCAGTGGATGACGGCCGGCAGCGGCCTGCTGCACATCGAGGCGCCGCCGGAGCACCTGGTGACCAGCGGCGGCCTCTTCCACGGCCTCCAGCTCTGGGTCAACCTGCCCCGGGTGGCCAAGATGAACCCGCCGCGCTACCAGGACATCCGCGGCAAGGAGTCGGCGCTGCTCACCACCCCGGACGGCGGCGCGCTGATCCGGGTGATCGCCGGCGAGGTCGCCGGGCACCGCGGGCCGGGCTCCACCCACACCCCGATCACCATCACCCACGTGACGGTGCAGCCGGGGGCGGCGCTGAGCCTGCCCTGGCGGTCCGACTTCAACGCGCTGGTCTACGTGCTGGCCGGCCGTGGCACGGTGGGCACCGACCGGCGGCCGATCCACACCGGACAGCTCGCGGTGCACGGCCCGGGCGACGCGCTGCGGGTGACCGCGGACGCGAAGCAGGACGGCAACACCCCGGCCCTGGAGCTCTACATCATGGGCGGCCAGCCGATCGGGGAGCCGGTGGCGCACTACGGGCCGTTCGTGATGAACACCCGGGACGAGCTGGTGCAGGCCTTCGAGGACTTCCAGGCCGGCAAGCTCGGCGTGATCCCCGCGAAGCGCCTGCCGCACACCGGCGGCCAGGGCCCGCGTCCCTGA
- a CDS encoding MarR family winged helix-turn-helix transcriptional regulator: MTESLNPERMAAWRAYIEASQRLFTQLEEDLRADSELSFADYHVLVLLSEAPGQRLRMGELASLLVFSPSRLTYQISSMQKRGLVAKESCPEDRRGSEAVLTATGLLVLRDAAPHHLASVRTHLMDDLDDAEVACLTRVFERLGRRLRAARDASSTPADN; encoded by the coding sequence GTGACCGAGAGCCTGAACCCTGAGCGGATGGCGGCCTGGCGCGCCTACATCGAGGCGAGCCAGCGGTTGTTCACCCAGCTCGAGGAGGACCTGCGCGCGGACAGCGAGCTGAGCTTCGCCGACTACCACGTGCTGGTCCTGCTCTCCGAGGCGCCGGGGCAGCGACTGCGGATGGGCGAGCTGGCGAGCCTGCTGGTCTTCTCGCCCAGCCGGCTGACGTACCAGATCTCGTCGATGCAGAAGCGCGGTCTGGTCGCCAAGGAGTCCTGCCCGGAGGACCGGCGGGGCAGCGAGGCGGTGCTCACCGCCACCGGCCTGCTCGTCCTCCGCGACGCCGCGCCGCACCACCTGGCGTCGGTGCGCACCCACCTCATGGACGACCTCGACGACGCCGAGGTCGCCTGCCTCACCCGGGTCTTCGAGCGGCTCGGTCGGCGCCTGCGCGCCGCCCGCGACGCGTCGTCCACCCCGGCCGACAACTAA
- a CDS encoding GNAT family N-acetyltransferase yields MDHVELTAPGLLLRPWREEDVPAVLAALREPAVAQWNPSPGGTDLPGAREWVRRRADWSAGDHVSLAVAGPEGGPLLGSVSLHRIHAGDASIGYWTVAGARGRGVASAAVTALTTWAFAQLRLHRIELCHAVANPASCRVAERAGYPAEGTLRESYRYGDGRRYDEHLHARLATDS; encoded by the coding sequence GTGGACCATGTCGAGCTGACCGCCCCCGGCCTCCTGCTGCGCCCCTGGCGGGAGGAGGACGTTCCGGCCGTCCTCGCCGCGCTGCGCGAGCCGGCCGTCGCCCAGTGGAACCCGTCGCCCGGCGGCACCGACCTGCCCGGGGCACGCGAGTGGGTCCGCCGACGCGCCGACTGGTCTGCCGGCGACCACGTCTCCCTGGCGGTGGCCGGGCCGGAGGGCGGGCCACTGCTCGGCTCGGTGTCGCTGCACCGGATCCACGCCGGCGACGCCTCGATCGGGTACTGGACCGTCGCCGGGGCCCGCGGCCGGGGCGTCGCCTCCGCAGCCGTCACCGCGCTCACCACCTGGGCTTTCGCCCAGCTCCGGCTGCACCGGATCGAGCTGTGCCACGCGGTCGCCAACCCGGCCTCCTGCCGGGTCGCCGAGCGGGCCGGCTACCCGGCCGAGGGCACCCTGCGGGAGTCCTACCGCTACGGCGACGGTCGGCGCTACGACGAGCACCTGCACGCCCGGCTGGCCACCGACAGCTGA
- a CDS encoding DUF1684 domain-containing protein — protein MDDLELLDWRERIARLHLSDRDLAGFRAERDELFRSHPQSPLPVEDRPGFTGLRYHPPNPDAVVEAPLRPASGTESIDTGGPDGVVRYRRVAIAETPWGPLTLWWIEAYGGGLFVPLRDGTCGTEAYGGGRYLTDTVKGTFGRGLTVLPGERVRLDANYLYNPSCAYDDRWACPLAPPENRVDVPIRAGELAYHD, from the coding sequence ATGGACGATCTCGAACTGCTCGACTGGCGGGAGCGGATCGCCCGGCTCCACCTCTCCGACCGCGACCTGGCCGGCTTCCGGGCGGAACGGGACGAGCTGTTCCGCAGCCACCCGCAGAGCCCGCTGCCGGTCGAGGACCGGCCCGGCTTCACCGGGCTGCGCTACCACCCGCCGAACCCGGACGCGGTGGTGGAGGCGCCGCTGCGCCCCGCCTCGGGCACCGAGAGCATCGACACCGGCGGGCCGGACGGGGTGGTGCGGTACCGGCGGGTCGCGATCGCGGAGACCCCGTGGGGGCCGCTGACCCTCTGGTGGATCGAGGCGTACGGCGGTGGGCTGTTCGTGCCGCTGCGCGACGGGACCTGCGGCACGGAGGCGTACGGCGGCGGCCGGTACCTGACCGACACCGTCAAGGGCACCTTCGGTCGGGGACTGACCGTGCTGCCGGGCGAGCGGGTCCGGCTCGACGCCAACTACCTCTACAACCCCAGCTGCGCGTACGACGACCGGTGGGCCTGCCCGCTCGCCCCGCCGGAGAACCGGGTGGACGTGCCGATCCGCGCCGGGGAGCTGGCGTACCACGACTGA
- a CDS encoding general stress protein, protein MTRPSTPTAAWQPGMPGGDNLPSGPAGRPAAPGGDGHGPQTGPPTVTIGSYPDYPSAQRVVDYLADNGFPVERSAIVGTNLTLVETVMGRMTTGRAALVGAGTGAWFGLFIGLLFGIFTAGNWVAVILVGLVIGAIWGAVFGAVAHAMTGGQRDFTSASSLRAGQYAVTVEADVAEQARQLLGRMHLTPTGATAR, encoded by the coding sequence ATGACCAGACCCTCGACTCCGACCGCGGCCTGGCAACCCGGGATGCCGGGCGGCGACAACCTCCCGTCCGGTCCGGCCGGCCGGCCGGCGGCGCCCGGTGGGGACGGACACGGTCCGCAGACCGGCCCGCCGACCGTGACGATCGGCTCGTACCCGGACTATCCGTCCGCCCAGCGCGTGGTGGACTACCTGGCCGACAACGGGTTCCCGGTGGAACGCAGCGCGATCGTCGGCACGAACCTGACCCTGGTGGAGACGGTGATGGGCCGGATGACCACGGGCCGGGCCGCCCTGGTGGGCGCCGGCACCGGCGCCTGGTTCGGGCTCTTCATCGGGTTGCTGTTCGGCATCTTCACCGCCGGCAACTGGGTGGCGGTGATCCTGGTCGGGCTGGTGATCGGCGCGATCTGGGGTGCCGTCTTCGGCGCGGTGGCGCACGCCATGACCGGCGGGCAGCGCGACTTCACCTCGGCCAGTTCCCTGCGCGCGGGCCAGTACGCGGTGACCGTGGAGGCCGACGTGGCCGAGCAGGCACGGCAACTGCTGGGTCGGATGCACCTGACCCCGACGGGCGCGACCGCCCGTTGA